A genomic stretch from Leptotrichia sp. HSP-536 includes:
- the nusG gene encoding transcription termination/antitermination protein NusG: MTEANEKVEDEVVYEKKWYIIHTYSGYEKKVAADLEKRIESLDLTDRVFRILVPEEEVLEEKRGKQIKVSRKLFPSYVMIEMLSVKEENELGLGYRVDSDAWYVIRNTNGVTGFVGVGSDPIPLSDEEASNLLSKIGIDVEGETAPRIDIDFKVGEVVEVKKGPFDGQQGEVAEIDYEHGKVKVMLEVLGRLTPVEVEHTEIAKIDY, encoded by the coding sequence GTGACTGAAGCAAATGAAAAAGTTGAAGATGAAGTTGTATACGAAAAAAAATGGTATATAATTCACACTTATTCCGGTTATGAAAAAAAAGTGGCGGCGGATCTTGAGAAAAGAATTGAGTCGTTAGACTTAACAGATAGAGTTTTTAGAATTTTAGTTCCAGAAGAAGAAGTTCTGGAAGAAAAACGTGGAAAACAAATAAAAGTTTCAAGAAAACTTTTTCCAAGTTATGTAATGATAGAAATGCTTTCTGTTAAGGAAGAAAATGAACTGGGATTAGGATATCGTGTTGATAGTGATGCTTGGTATGTAATTAGGAATACTAATGGTGTAACTGGTTTTGTTGGAGTTGGAAGTGATCCAATACCGTTATCAGATGAAGAAGCTTCAAACTTATTGTCTAAAATTGGAATTGATGTTGAAGGAGAGACTGCTCCAAGAATTGATATTGATTTTAAAGTTGGTGAAGTTGTTGAAGTGAAAAAAGGACCTTTTGATGGACAGCAAGGTGAAGTTGCAGAAATTGACTATGAACATGGAAAAGTAAAAGTAATGCTTGAAGTTTTGGGACGTTTGACTCCAGTAGAAGTTGAACATACTGAAATTGCAAAAATAGACTATTAA
- a CDS encoding phosphoglycerate kinase: MAKKTLKDLDVKGKKVLVRVDFNVPIKDGVITNDNRITAALPTLKYILENGGKVIAFSHLGKVKEEADKASKTLAPVAKRLEELLGKPVKFIPETRGAELEAAVAELKDGEILMFENTRFEDLDGKKESKNNPELGKYWASLGDVFVNDAFGTAHRTHASNVGIASNIKDSAVGFLVEKEIEFIGGAVDNPERPLVAILGGAKVSDKIGVIENLLDKADKVIIGGGMMFTFLKAEGKNTGKSLLEEDKIELAASLIAKAKDKGVELILPVDTVVAKEFSNDVEFKTVSVDAIEDDVMGLDIGAESVALFEKALEGAKTVVWNGPMGVFEMSNYANGTIGVCKAIAELSGAKTIIGGGDSAAAAIQLGFADKFSHISTGGGASLEYLEGKVLPGVDAISEK, from the coding sequence ATGGCTAAAAAAACGTTAAAAGATTTAGATGTAAAAGGTAAAAAAGTATTAGTAAGAGTTGACTTCAATGTACCGATAAAAGATGGAGTTATTACAAATGATAATAGAATTACAGCAGCACTTCCAACTTTAAAATATATTTTAGAAAATGGTGGAAAAGTAATTGCATTTTCTCACTTAGGAAAAGTAAAAGAAGAAGCTGATAAAGCATCAAAAACTTTAGCACCAGTTGCAAAAAGATTAGAAGAACTTTTAGGAAAACCTGTTAAATTTATTCCTGAAACAAGAGGAGCAGAATTAGAAGCAGCAGTTGCCGAATTAAAAGACGGAGAAATCTTAATGTTTGAAAACACTAGATTTGAAGACTTAGACGGTAAAAAAGAATCTAAAAACAATCCTGAATTAGGAAAATACTGGGCATCACTTGGAGACGTTTTTGTAAATGACGCATTCGGAACTGCACATAGAACACATGCTTCAAATGTAGGAATCGCTTCAAACATTAAAGATTCTGCAGTTGGATTCCTAGTAGAAAAAGAAATCGAATTTATCGGCGGAGCAGTTGACAATCCTGAAAGACCATTGGTTGCTATTTTAGGTGGAGCAAAAGTTTCTGATAAAATCGGTGTAATCGAAAACTTATTAGATAAAGCTGACAAAGTAATCATCGGTGGTGGAATGATGTTCACTTTCTTAAAAGCTGAAGGTAAAAATACTGGAAAATCTTTATTAGAAGAAGACAAAATTGAATTAGCAGCTTCATTAATTGCTAAAGCAAAAGATAAAGGTGTAGAATTAATCTTACCTGTAGACACAGTAGTAGCAAAGGAATTTAGCAACGATGTAGAATTCAAGACAGTTTCAGTAGATGCTATTGAAGATGACGTAATGGGATTAGATATAGGAGCAGAATCTGTTGCGTTATTTGAAAAAGCATTAGAAGGTGCGAAAACAGTAGTATGGAATGGACCAATGGGTGTATTTGAAATGTCTAACTATGCTAACGGAACAATCGGTGTATGTAAAGCAATCGCAGAATTATCTGGAGCTAAAACAATTATCGGTGGTGGAGATTCAGCAGCAGCAGCTATTCAATTAGGATTTGCTGACAAATTCTCACACATCTCAACTGGAGGAGGAGCATCACTTGAGTACTTGGAAGGAAAGGTATTGCCAGGAGTAGATGCTATCTCAGAAAAATAG
- a CDS encoding DUF898 family protein yields MENKSYFDGGLLSYIGWIILGSLITSCTFGICYPWALCMIYAWKINHTVVEGRRLKFNGSAVGLFGNWIKWLLLIVVTLGIYGFWVHIKLEQWKVKNTTFLN; encoded by the coding sequence ATGGAAAATAAAAGTTATTTTGACGGTGGGCTGCTTAGTTACATTGGGTGGATTATTTTAGGCTCTCTTATAACATCTTGTACGTTTGGGATTTGTTATCCATGGGCATTGTGCATGATTTATGCTTGGAAAATAAATCATACTGTTGTTGAGGGCAGAAGATTAAAATTTAATGGCAGTGCAGTAGGTTTGTTTGGTAATTGGATAAAATGGTTATTGCTAATAGTAGTAACATTAGGAATATACGGATTTTGGGTACATATTAAATTAGAACAGTGGAAAGTAAAAAACACAACTTTTTTAAATTAA
- the rpmG gene encoding 50S ribosomal protein L33, which translates to MRVQVILECTETKLRHYVTTKNKKTHPERLEMRKYNPVLRRHSLYREVK; encoded by the coding sequence ATGAGAGTACAAGTTATTTTAGAATGCACTGAAACTAAGTTGAGACATTATGTTACAACTAAAAACAAAAAAACTCATCCCGAAAGATTAGAGATGAGAAAATATAATCCAGTGCTTAGAAGACATTCTCTTTATAGAGAAGTTAAATAA
- a CDS encoding Type 1 glutamine amidotransferase-like domain-containing protein, which produces MKNMILTSSLYESIELVKKFLDKNTESKKILFIPTATNVDEYKKYIHLTQKAFEDFGYEVENFDVSIFSEEIAKEKLSEAKIVFISGGNTFYLLQELKRKNLTSYLKERIENGLLYIGESAGSVIASPDIEYASIVDDKTLATELNDYTGLNLVDFYIVPHFEEEPFVESSRNTVELYKDKLNLKLINNKEAILVENNNFTVLK; this is translated from the coding sequence TTGAAAAATATGATTTTAACATCGTCTTTATACGAAAGTATAGAACTTGTAAAAAAATTTTTAGATAAAAATACTGAAAGTAAAAAAATACTATTTATTCCCACAGCAACTAATGTAGACGAATATAAAAAATACATACATCTTACTCAAAAGGCATTTGAAGATTTTGGTTATGAAGTGGAAAATTTTGATGTTTCTATTTTTTCAGAAGAGATTGCAAAAGAGAAATTGTCAGAAGCGAAGATAGTTTTTATTTCTGGCGGAAATACATTTTATTTATTGCAAGAATTAAAAAGAAAAAATTTAACATCTTATTTAAAGGAAAGAATAGAAAATGGACTGCTCTATATTGGAGAATCAGCAGGTTCAGTAATAGCGTCTCCTGACATAGAGTACGCCTCTATAGTGGATGATAAGACTTTGGCAACAGAATTAAATGATTATACAGGGTTAAATTTAGTAGATTTTTACATAGTTCCTCATTTTGAGGAAGAGCCTTTTGTGGAAAGTTCGAGAAATACTGTTGAATTATATAAAGATAAATTGAATTTAAAATTGATTAATAATAAAGAAGCAATATTGGTTGAAAATAATAACTTTACAGTATTAAAATAA
- a CDS encoding energy-coupling factor ABC transporter ATP-binding protein: MGYFKLENVSYQYPLENRKVLKNINLDIKKGEFWAVIGKNGSGKTTLCSILRRFVPDFYKGELTGKITLEGKELREYSQKEIVQKIGFVFQNPFTQISGVKDTVFEEIAYGLENLGLEREVIISEVEKILKLLEIEKLRDRNPYDLSGGQKQRVALASIIAMNPDILVIDEPTSQLDPKGTEDIFKIINLMANEGKTIILVEHKLELIAEYAQNILVLDEGEIILSGKAEEVLNNKILLEKEIGMTQYSILAYELEKSGKVELEEIPITKEKTVELLKK; the protein is encoded by the coding sequence ATGGGTTATTTTAAACTAGAAAATGTGAGTTACCAATATCCGCTGGAAAACAGGAAAGTTCTAAAAAATATTAATCTTGATATAAAAAAAGGAGAATTTTGGGCGGTAATCGGGAAAAATGGGAGCGGGAAAACTACACTTTGCAGTATTTTAAGACGTTTTGTGCCTGATTTTTACAAAGGGGAACTGACTGGAAAAATAACGCTGGAAGGGAAGGAACTGAGAGAATATTCTCAAAAGGAAATCGTGCAGAAAATTGGTTTTGTTTTCCAAAATCCATTTACACAAATTAGTGGCGTCAAAGATACTGTTTTTGAAGAAATAGCCTATGGACTCGAAAATCTGGGGTTGGAGCGGGAAGTGATAATTTCTGAAGTGGAAAAAATATTAAAACTGCTTGAAATTGAAAAATTACGTGATAGAAATCCCTATGATTTATCAGGTGGACAAAAGCAAAGAGTGGCACTCGCCTCAATTATCGCAATGAATCCTGATATTCTAGTTATTGACGAGCCAACTTCACAGCTTGATCCAAAAGGAACGGAAGATATTTTTAAAATTATAAATTTAATGGCAAACGAAGGAAAAACAATAATTTTGGTTGAGCATAAACTTGAACTTATTGCGGAATATGCCCAAAATATTCTTGTCCTTGATGAAGGAGAGATAATTTTGAGCGGAAAAGCTGAGGAAGTTTTAAATAATAAAATTTTGCTGGAAAAGGAAATTGGGATGACACAGTATTCTATACTTGCCTATGAACTTGAAAAATCAGGAAAAGTTGAGCTTGAAGAAATTCCTATAACCAAGGAAAAGACAGTGGAATTATTGAAAAAATAA
- the lptB gene encoding LPS export ABC transporter ATP-binding protein yields MARKISIEADSLKKIYKKREVVKSVSLSMEKGEVVGLLGPNGAGKTTTFYMITGIVRPNYGRVMYNGEITNLPMYKRARLGLGYLPQEASVFRNLTVEENIVSVLEMRGIKKKERIATMQNLIEEFKLSHVAKSLGYALSGGERRRVEIARTISTNPDFILLDEPFAGVDPIAVEDIQNIIMQLKERGLGILITDHNVRETLRITERAYIMAEGTILIAGTGQQIANDETARRVYLGDNFKLD; encoded by the coding sequence ATGGCTAGGAAAATTAGTATAGAGGCTGATAGCTTGAAAAAGATATATAAAAAAAGGGAAGTTGTCAAAAGTGTGAGTCTGTCTATGGAAAAAGGTGAAGTTGTGGGACTTCTTGGACCAAATGGAGCGGGAAAGACGACTACTTTTTATATGATTACAGGGATTGTAAGACCAAATTATGGAAGAGTTATGTACAATGGAGAAATTACAAATTTACCTATGTATAAGAGAGCTAGGCTTGGGCTTGGTTATTTGCCGCAGGAAGCATCAGTTTTTAGAAATTTGACTGTGGAGGAAAATATTGTGTCTGTTCTAGAAATGCGAGGGATTAAGAAAAAAGAAAGAATTGCCACAATGCAGAATTTGATTGAGGAATTTAAATTGTCTCATGTAGCAAAAAGTTTGGGATATGCACTTTCTGGAGGGGAACGTAGACGTGTGGAAATTGCTAGAACTATTTCTACAAATCCAGACTTCATACTGCTGGATGAGCCTTTTGCGGGAGTAGATCCGATTGCAGTTGAGGATATTCAGAATATAATAATGCAGTTAAAGGAACGTGGGCTTGGAATACTGATTACCGATCATAACGTGCGTGAAACATTGAGAATTACAGAAAGAGCCTACATAATGGCAGAAGGTACAATTCTGATTGCAGGAACAGGACAGCAGATTGCAAATGATGAAACAGCTAGAAGAGTGTATCTTGGGGATAACTTCAAGCTTGATTAG
- a CDS encoding ECF transporter S component — translation MKSLKEDFSLMSSLLIPVAVAINFTGFGIAKLLQVPIFLDSIGTVFISLIAGPWVGAVTAVITSLITGSFSPEYFAFMPVAIIMALGMGFLARFKMKNIVIKTFVCAFCLVFIAIVVSAPIIVLVYGGNTGNSTFGITTFFLATGQNIWTAVFSTNFITETTDKIITAIVAMAIIKAMSPRYLVKFKYGENYIKEDK, via the coding sequence ATGAAAAGTTTAAAAGAGGATTTTTCTTTAATGTCAAGTTTGTTGATACCAGTAGCGGTAGCTATTAATTTTACAGGATTTGGGATTGCAAAATTATTGCAAGTGCCAATATTTCTAGATTCGATTGGGACAGTATTTATTAGCCTTATAGCAGGGCCTTGGGTGGGAGCAGTAACAGCTGTTATTACAAGTCTGATTACTGGAAGTTTTTCTCCTGAATATTTTGCATTTATGCCAGTGGCTATAATTATGGCACTTGGTATGGGATTTTTGGCAAGATTTAAAATGAAGAATATTGTAATAAAAACATTTGTATGTGCATTTTGTCTTGTATTTATTGCAATAGTTGTATCTGCACCAATAATAGTTCTAGTTTATGGTGGAAATACAGGAAATTCTACATTTGGAATAACTACATTTTTCTTAGCTACAGGTCAGAATATATGGACAGCTGTTTTTAGTACAAATTTTATTACAGAAACAACTGATAAAATAATAACGGCAATAGTTGCAATGGCAATAATTAAAGCTATGTCTCCAAGATATTTAGTAAAATTTAAATATGGGGAAAATTATATTAAGGAAGATAAATAA
- a CDS encoding energy-coupling factor transporter transmembrane component T, with product MKKDFFKQLYPLTKLFLSLTLILSAFIVPSYIYGYSMIIICGIIVSLENKSKVYCKRIFFSLFWLFTAIFIIQSIFLPSGEVWMKFGFISIYKEGVMKAVNLTSKLTAVVSALTMLTLITPVKTFTLALEKKGLNPKAAFILMLTLQMIPEMKKQANVIMDSQKARGVETEGNVFVRAKALIPVFIPLVLSSIANTEERAIMLEARGFSIGEKRTILYDIEETKNDKIMKILLIIFMILCIAWRILWVILN from the coding sequence ATGAAAAAAGATTTTTTTAAACAGCTTTATCCATTAACAAAATTATTTTTATCTTTAACGCTGATACTATCAGCATTTATTGTTCCAAGCTATATTTACGGCTATTCAATGATAATAATCTGCGGAATTATTGTTTCTCTTGAAAATAAGTCAAAAGTTTACTGCAAAAGAATATTTTTTAGCTTATTTTGGCTTTTTACAGCGATATTCATTATTCAAAGTATTTTTCTGCCATCAGGTGAAGTATGGATGAAATTTGGATTTATTTCGATTTACAAGGAAGGCGTTATGAAAGCCGTAAATTTGACTTCTAAACTGACAGCTGTTGTTTCCGCTTTGACAATGCTGACTTTAATAACTCCTGTCAAGACTTTTACGCTTGCACTTGAAAAAAAAGGATTAAATCCAAAAGCTGCATTTATTTTGATGCTTACTTTGCAAATGATACCTGAAATGAAAAAACAGGCAAATGTCATTATGGATTCACAAAAGGCAAGAGGAGTTGAAACTGAAGGAAATGTCTTTGTCAGGGCAAAAGCGCTTATTCCTGTTTTTATTCCGCTTGTACTTTCTTCAATTGCTAATACTGAGGAACGGGCAATTATGCTTGAAGCACGTGGATTTTCGATTGGAGAAAAGAGAACGATATTATATGATATAGAAGAAACAAAAAATGATAAAATAATGAAAATTTTATTGATTATTTTTATGATTTTATGTATTGCATGGAGGATTTTATGGGTTATTTTAAACTAG
- a CDS encoding transposase yields the protein MSKRTSISANQGIQGLMNKPKGGNHKNMTFELVMPSCNTNNMSVFLKELSKRYDEDLVVLACDGAAWHKSKNLEISGNIIMTHIPPYAPEMNPIEQIRQMGVRQ from the coding sequence GTGAGCAAACGGACAAGCATATCTGCAAATCAGGGAATACAGGGGCTGATGAACAAGCCAAAAGGCGGAAACCATAAAAATATGACGTTTGAATTAGTTATGCCAAGCTGCAATACTAATAATATGAGCGTCTTTTTAAAGGAACTATCTAAAAGATATGATGAAGACCTTGTGGTTCTAGCCTGTGATGGAGCAGCATGGCACAAGTCAAAGAATTTAGAAATTTCAGGAAACATCATAATGACACATATACCGCCGTATGCACCAGAAATGAACCCCATCGAACAAATAAGGCAGATGGGGGTTCGGCAATAA
- a CDS encoding helix-turn-helix domain-containing protein, producing MNSISEEYRVRQRAVEYAIKYNNNSKAALKYKTSRQQIKRWRDRYDGTVQSLMPKSRRPKSHPNQHTQEEIDLIMKKYRRFSYEGLAQVYTEARKLGYSRSYGTMCKIIRKIRDNKPKKPKRLYKSTKK from the coding sequence ATGAATAGTATATCAGAAGAGTACCGTGTTCGTCAACGGGCAGTTGAGTATGCAATAAAATATAACAATAATTCAAAGGCGGCATTAAAATATAAGACATCAAGACAGCAGATTAAGAGATGGCGTGACAGATATGACGGAACAGTGCAGTCACTGATGCCAAAAAGCAGAAGACCTAAAAGTCATCCAAATCAACATACTCAGGAAGAAATAGATTTAATTATGAAAAAATACAGGAGATTTTCATATGAAGGACTGGCACAGGTATATACCGAAGCTAGAAAACTGGGATACAGCCGTTCTTATGGAACTATGTGCAAAATAATAAGAAAAATTAGGGATAATAAGCCCAAAAAGCCTAAAAGGCTTTACAAAAGCACAAAAAAGTGA
- the secE gene encoding preprotein translocase subunit SecE produces MSKFNLKEAFGNLREEYKKIYWPDKIEVYHVTVIVILMTAFIAIYTLLFDTAFNFVLAKISEVLRNLIGGA; encoded by the coding sequence ATGAGTAAATTTAATTTAAAAGAGGCTTTTGGGAATTTGCGTGAAGAATATAAAAAAATATACTGGCCTGATAAAATCGAAGTTTATCATGTTACTGTAATTGTGATTTTGATGACAGCGTTTATTGCTATATATACACTTCTTTTTGATACAGCATTTAACTTCGTGTTGGCAAAAATAAGTGAAGTATTGAGAAATCTTATAGGAGGCGCGTAA
- a CDS encoding integrase core domain-containing protein: MDEKSTYQTTKFLETLEAELGFKIEKIQSDNGREFTNAENGKKTLFELKLEELGIEYMTTRPYSPWQNGKVERSHRLDSNYYLGKRFRSLEKLRRSVKRYCSRYNNISRKVLNFKSPNEMLKEYRTNN; the protein is encoded by the coding sequence GTGGATGAAAAAAGTACATACCAGACGACAAAATTTCTAGAAACGCTTGAAGCGGAGCTGGGCTTTAAAATAGAAAAAATACAAAGTGATAACGGCAGGGAGTTTACGAATGCGGAAAATGGCAAAAAGACACTATTTGAGCTAAAGCTGGAAGAACTAGGGATAGAATACATGACAACAAGACCGTATTCGCCGTGGCAGAATGGGAAAGTGGAAAGGAGCCACAGGCTGGACAGCAATTATTATTTAGGAAAAAGATTTAGAAGTCTGGAAAAATTAAGAAGGTCAGTAAAAAGATATTGCAGCAGATACAATAATATATCAAGAAAAGTATTAAATTTTAAAAGTCCAAATGAAATGCTGAAAGAATACAGGACAAACAATTAG
- a CDS encoding energy-coupling factor ABC transporter ATP-binding protein, translated as MSFITVKNLSFKYPSGTENVLNDVSLEVKKGEKVAIIGQNGAGKTTMVKMLNGLLKPVSGDVVVDDWNTKKYTVAKMSRKVGYVFQNPMDQIFHNNVYDEIAFGAKKLKYSPNETKTMVENAIKLTELEKYQKENPYNLPYSLRKFVTIAAVIAMGSDVIVMDEPTAGQDFRGMRVLHNLIDELQKQGKTIITITHDMEFVVKNFDRVIVMTNGKVIADGDKRDIFWQFDTLEKSMVKQPYISDLAKEMKIGGKVLSVGEFVENYKK; from the coding sequence ATGAGTTTTATTACTGTCAAAAATTTGAGTTTTAAATATCCAAGCGGAACTGAAAATGTGCTTAATGATGTTTCTCTTGAAGTTAAAAAAGGAGAAAAAGTTGCGATTATCGGGCAAAATGGTGCTGGGAAAACAACGATGGTAAAAATGTTGAATGGATTGTTAAAGCCCGTAAGCGGAGATGTTGTTGTAGATGACTGGAATACAAAGAAATATACCGTTGCCAAAATGAGCCGAAAAGTCGGATATGTCTTTCAAAATCCAATGGATCAGATATTTCATAACAATGTTTACGATGAAATAGCCTTTGGAGCAAAAAAATTAAAATATTCTCCTAATGAAACAAAAACAATGGTGGAAAACGCTATAAAATTAACAGAACTTGAAAAATATCAAAAGGAAAATCCATACAATTTACCGTATTCCTTGAGAAAATTTGTTACAATAGCTGCAGTAATAGCAATGGGATCAGACGTTATTGTAATGGATGAACCGACAGCAGGGCAGGATTTCAGAGGAATGAGAGTTTTGCATAATTTGATTGACGAACTTCAAAAGCAAGGGAAAACGATTATAACAATAACTCATGATATGGAATTTGTAGTAAAAAATTTTGATAGGGTAATCGTAATGACAAATGGAAAAGTTATCGCTGATGGAGATAAACGTGATATTTTCTGGCAATTTGACACTTTGGAGAAAAGCATGGTAAAACAGCCTTATATTAGTGATTTGGCTAAGGAAATGAAAATAGGTGGAAAAGTTTTGTCTGTGGGAGAATTTGTGGAAAATTATAAGAAATAA
- a CDS encoding GNAT family N-acetyltransferase, producing MNFFKKFRMEKELMKLKNEDLIFRFATENDAKEILEIYRPYIENTTITFEYEVPSVKEFKERIRKILEEYPYIVCEYDKKIIGYAYAHRVWSRAAYQWDAELSVYTNENYSGNGIGKKLYKMLMEILKLQNVVNVYGCVTYPNENSDKLHEYFGFNKVGIFKNAGYKFGKWIGVTWFEKAILEHCENPKPLKKILDVDKNKIKYIFKIVC from the coding sequence ATGAATTTTTTTAAAAAATTTAGAATGGAAAAAGAATTGATGAAGTTAAAAAATGAAGATTTAATTTTTAGATTTGCAACTGAAAATGATGCAAAAGAAATTTTAGAAATTTATAGACCTTATATCGAAAATACGACTATTACTTTTGAATATGAAGTCCCTTCTGTAAAGGAATTTAAAGAAAGAATCAGAAAAATTCTGGAGGAATATCCTTACATTGTTTGCGAATATGATAAAAAAATTATTGGCTATGCTTATGCACACAGAGTTTGGAGCAGAGCTGCATATCAATGGGATGCGGAATTGTCTGTTTATACTAATGAAAATTATTCTGGAAATGGAATCGGAAAAAAATTATATAAAATGCTAATGGAAATATTGAAATTACAAAATGTCGTAAATGTTTACGGCTGTGTAACTTATCCAAATGAAAATAGCGATAAACTGCACGAATACTTCGGTTTTAATAAAGTTGGAATTTTTAAAAATGCTGGATATAAATTTGGAAAATGGATAGGAGTCACTTGGTTTGAGAAGGCAATTTTAGAACATTGTGAAAATCCAAAGCCATTAAAAAAAATATTAGATGTTGATAAAAATAAAATAAAATATATTTTTAAGATTGTTTGCTAA
- a CDS encoding macro domain-containing protein has translation MKPKDLKNRIVLVKGDITEYPADVIVNAANSSLLGGSGVDGAIHRKGGKEITEDCMKIRASQGKCNVGEVVITRAGNMPFKNVIHTVGPVWQSGKNNEVKLFAEKLLKKAYISSLELAEKNKLKNISFPNISTGVYRFPKDLAAKTAINAVIEYLEKNDFIEKVNFVCFENENFEIYQKLLEERGIL, from the coding sequence ATGAAACCAAAAGATTTAAAAAATAGAATTGTTCTTGTAAAAGGCGATATTACCGAATATCCTGCCGATGTGATTGTCAATGCCGCAAATTCTTCCTTGCTTGGAGGCAGTGGCGTTGATGGTGCAATTCATAGAAAAGGCGGAAAAGAAATAACAGAAGATTGTATGAAAATACGTGCTTCTCAAGGGAAATGCAATGTTGGGGAAGTTGTTATTACAAGAGCAGGAAATATGCCATTTAAAAATGTAATTCATACAGTTGGGCCTGTCTGGCAGTCAGGAAAAAATAATGAAGTAAAATTATTTGCAGAAAAACTATTAAAAAAAGCCTATATTTCAAGTTTAGAATTGGCTGAAAAAAATAAACTGAAAAATATTTCCTTTCCAAATATCTCGACAGGAGTGTACAGATTTCCAAAAGATTTAGCTGCAAAAACGGCTATTAACGCTGTGATAGAATATTTGGAGAAAAATGATTTTATAGAAAAAGTAAATTTTGTATGTTTTGAAAATGAAAATTTTGAGATTTATCAAAAATTACTGGAAGAGAGAGGGATTTTATAA